CACTGTTATTAACAACTTACCGGAACGCTGTCGTGAAGTGTTTGTCATGAGTCGTTTCAAAAGGATGAAAAACCGTGAAATAGCCGAAGCTTTACAAATATCCACAACTGCAGTGGAAAAACATATTTCGAAGGCTTTGAAGCAATTTGCCGATTATTTCAAAGATAGATATTCGCTCGACATATATATTGCGATCCTTGCCTGGATTTTAAAATAAAAATGATATTCGGTATAGATCTTGCTCCCAAAGTATTATACAGTACTTACGGGGACAAGATTTTTTTTGTAGAAAGTTTACTCCTTGAGGTTGGGTAAAAATAAAATGAGTTGTTATATCCTTTAGAAACTATTTTATGGACAAGTCAGACATTTATTATCGGGAATTGGCAATCCGTTATTTCAACGGTTGTATTTCACTGGCAGAGGAAGAACTCCTTTTTCAGTTTGTCAAAGCTGCATCTGAAAATGAGAAACTGTTCCGTCAGTGGGAACAGGAGTGGACTGTTTCAACCAGGTTGATACCCGAAGTCGATAATGAATGGAGAAAGCTGCAGGGCAGAATGTCTGTCCGTTATACTTCGGATGACCGGCAGGTCTCTGTTTCCGGACGCAGACATTTATCCTGGTATGTTGCAGCAGCTGTTATTGCCGTATTATTGCTGGGTAGCGGAATATATGGCGTACAACAATATGTCTATACAAGAATGTCCGAAAATATTTTTGCATTGAAGACCGGAATGGGAGAGAAAAGCCGCCTGGTGCTTGCCGACGGGACAACCGTTTATCTGAATGCCGGTTCGTCTTTGCAATATTCCGGAAATTTTAATACAAAAAACAGGGAGGTAACCTTATTGGGAGAAGCCTATTTTGAAGTGACGCAGCAGCCGGGAAATATCCCTTTTACTGTAAAGACCGATCAGTATAATATTGTCGTAAAAGGGACCAAATTCAATGTTTCCTCTTATAATGAAGATGAGTTATCTACAACCGCTCTTTTAGAAGGTTCCATCGATATATTGTACAAGGGCAAACACTTCCC
This is a stretch of genomic DNA from Parabacteroides chongii. It encodes these proteins:
- a CDS encoding FecR family protein — encoded protein: MDKSDIYYRELAIRYFNGCISLAEEELLFQFVKAASENEKLFRQWEQEWTVSTRLIPEVDNEWRKLQGRMSVRYTSDDRQVSVSGRRHLSWYVAAAVIAVLLLGSGIYGVQQYVYTRMSENIFALKTGMGEKSRLVLADGTTVYLNAGSSLQYSGNFNTKNREVTLLGEAYFEVTQQPGNIPFTVKTDQYNIVVKGTKFNVSSYNEDELSTTALLEGSIDILYKGKHFPVVPGELVRLNKQNGELSREKGQTAQYTSWIEGRVEYDKITLSELAVRLSRKYDVSITLDDSLNKDVAFRVSLRNEETIGDILQALSRIIPIRYERSGRDIYIRKQ